The Podospora bellae-mahoneyi strain CBS 112042 chromosome 7, whole genome shotgun sequence genomic sequence TTTACGGGCAGTCCTGCCGGCCCTCTTGTCTCTTACTGACCTCCTTCTGTTACAGCTGCAGCACTCCAACAGTGTCTCGGGGGCAGCATTTGACTCGCGCCCGCCACGGGAGCACGATTACGCTGACCAGGTCTCGCGCTCCCAATCCCAACGCTATCCCCAGATCTCCCCCGTGACgacccaacttcaccatcaccacccccagcaacagcagcaccagctgcaacaacatcagcagcagcagcagcagcagcagcagggtcAGCAGCAATCCCAACACTCGCCGCGCCACTCGCACCCGTTCGGATCCGGGTCTGCTGAAGATCTCTCGGCCGCGGGCGGACAAAGCATCTCGTCCCCCATAACTGGGCCCCCGCAACCCCTCTTtagccagcaacagcagcaacccccgCCAGCACCACAAAAGCAAAAATCGTCCACTCGCAAGCTGGTCAAGAACATCTTCAGTCGCGACCACGCACCCCAGGTTCCGCAAAACAATTACAACAGTCCTCCCGGCGTTAACCGTAGAAATTCGAAGCGCGTGAGCCTTCccccgccagcaccaccaagcctCCGGACTGGTCTCACCCAGGTGTCCCAAGTCTCGCTCGACCAGCAACAGCTCGATTGGCAGAACCAGGCGCCTCCATCTCAACCATCCCCATTGCAAGGCGTAGGAGACTTCCGCGAGTCGTACGTGATTGACGGATCTGACCAAGAGTTACACCTGCAGAACCCCCACGATATCCAACAGCATCCCACCATACGGCCTGTTCCCCCTTTGGACTCGGACAACTCGCCTTACTCGGCTGACGAAAGTGCATACCGTCGACATCAGGGCCACTTTCAGCACAACGACCACACACCGCCCGAGCAGCAATACGGGCAGGCCATTTTCGAACCGCAACCCAACCAGCAATTGTCCCCTCAttcgcaacaacaacaacaacagcaccctcacctccaacagcagcagcaacagcagcagcagtaccACTATTCAAGCCCGCAGCAGTCACAATACCAGAGCGGATTTAGTGGACATCTAGCCAATCCCCAACAGCAGAATCCCGAGACGATTTCGCAACTGTCGCATGAGTCTCCTGTTACCGACTCAGACCAGCGTTCGGCGTCGAACATCCAAGCTCAGAGTTCGCAGACGTCCTCGGCGGTAAGCTACCCACATCAGGCACAGGATATCCCCGGCCGGCCGAATCCACAATCGGCGGCGCAAGGTCAAGCcccgcagcaacaaccacagtcCATGGCTCCACCCACAGGCGGACAACCCCCGGCACGACGATCCCAAGAGGCAGACAAAGGACTACGGGACCCTGCCCAAGCCCCGCCTGGGCCACCGCCCAGCTATCGCCAGAGCCAGCAACCCAACATGAACAACCCCTTACCACAGCCTCCTAATGCCCCTGGGGCGAACCCGGCTTTCCGGACGAGCAATGTACCAGATAGACAGTTTGACGGGCCAGGGGATATTGCAGGTCGCAAcagccctcaacctccaccaagcGACCGTGGAGAAGACCCAGATAAGGCGTTTAAAGACCTTTGTACGACCAGTTGTACTCTCCTATTCCGGCCTGTACAAACTCAGCTAACCATGCAATAGTGACCAAGTACAAGAATGTAAAGCGTCTCTATTTTGacgggaagaaggagattgagcaATTGAGTGGCCAAGTTGAGCAACTTCAAAACGCCATTGCCAACCAGCGAATGTCTCAGAGCCGAACCTCTCTCGACGATAGCGAGTACTCGACCCGCTTTAACCGCCTCAATGGCGCCATCAATAACCTCTCGTTCAACATTCGAAAGGACTGGCAATCACTTCCGCAGTGGCTAGTCCCCTATGTTAGCCCAGAAGCGCTCAAGACGGGCAAACAAGAGATGACAGCTGTTGGGAGGGCGGTAATAACCCGGTGGCTCGTAGAAGAAATCTTCAACCGGTGTTTTCACCCGGGTCTCGAGCCTGAGCTGAGTCGGCAGCTGAAGATGATTGAGCGGAACATTAGAAACTTTAGCTACACGTTGAGCAGTCAAGAGGAGTATGATGCGCTGACAAGCAAGGTGGTGAGCTGGCGCATGGCTACGCTGGAAGGGTTGCAAGACGCTCTGCGCAGTGGGGAGGCGGTAAACTACAAGGCCGATTTCACTCGGCGAGCGACGACGGACCTGACGGCATCTCTGTTTCACCATTTGTCGaacccaccgccgcctgGCGTAGATGGCAGTGCCAGTATGATTGTGGAGCTAGCCGTGGGCATTGCGGCCAACCTGCCGCTAGAGAGCCGCGATGTTGCCATCACCTATCCATTGCCGGA encodes the following:
- a CDS encoding hypothetical protein (EggNog:ENOG503NXEN; COG:S); protein product: MPSRSYPWSGKNNRSQHNLVGTTAAEDAGQSGQQPSVPGSAVTNPPSAGGSAAANPPSASPNPTFSSSESFQHDTSNNRSSHQQPPPPPPHLLQHSNSVSGAAFDSRPPREHDYADQVSRSQSQRYPQISPVTTQLHHHHPQQQQHQLQQHQQQQQQQQQGQQQSQHSPRHSHPFGSGSAEDLSAAGGQSISSPITGPPQPLFSQQQQQPPPAPQKQKSSTRKLVKNIFSRDHAPQVPQNNYNSPPGVNRRNSKRVSLPPPAPPSLRTGLTQVSQVSLDQQQLDWQNQAPPSQPSPLQGVGDFRESYVIDGSDQELHLQNPHDIQQHPTIRPVPPLDSDNSPYSADESAYRRHQGHFQHNDHTPPEQQYGQAIFEPQPNQQLSPHSQQQQQQHPHLQQQQQQQQQYHYSSPQQSQYQSGFSGHLANPQQQNPETISQLSHESPVTDSDQRSASNIQAQSSQTSSAVSYPHQAQDIPGRPNPQSAAQGQAPQQQPQSMAPPTGGQPPARRSQEADKGLRDPAQAPPGPPPSYRQSQQPNMNNPLPQPPNAPGANPAFRTSNVPDRQFDGPGDIAGRNSPQPPPSDRGEDPDKAFKDLLTKYKNVKRLYFDGKKEIEQLSGQVEQLQNAIANQRMSQSRTSLDDSEYSTRFNRLNGAINNLSFNIRKDWQSLPQWLVPYVSPEALKTGKQEMTAVGRAVITRWLVEEIFNRCFHPGLEPELSRQLKMIERNIRNFSYTLSSQEEYDALTSKVVSWRMATLEGLQDALRSGEAVNYKADFTRRATTDLTASLFHHLSNPPPPGVDGSASMIVELAVGIAANLPLESRDVAITYPLPESPIQPDIMEVEKQGLPALEARPAEGDDEGAGDEKEGGGKDKDARRNDKSRAGMLSVLGGGGSTPGSRKGSVVDANQIAPPSKDGGKVRFAGFVAVEVRGRQVLIKAPVWTLA